Below is a genomic region from Synergistota bacterium.
TATCGTAGGACGAGTAGAAGCTCTAGAAGCAGCTGCATCAAGGGCTTCCTTAACCTTATCTAAGGAGAACTCCTTATCAAGCAAGCTTTCAAAAGGATATTTCTTAGCATTCTTCTTAAGAAACTCTAAAGTCCTTAAAAGATACCATGGATCATACCTAACAACGGAAAGCACAAGTATAGACCTACGAGTTAAAATCCCTGGAGCAAAGGTAGTCGTTAAGTCAGGAGAAACGTTACCTATTTGAAGATACCTTCCACCAGGGTGAAGATATAGGATGCCCTCAGCAAAGGCATCTGGAACACCAGCAAGCTCGATTACCACGTCTGCCCCCCAACCCTCCGTAAGCTCCATAACCCTTTTCACACGACTCTCCCTTACAGGAAACTCTCTTATGTCTATGATGTAATCTGCTCCAAACCTTTTTGCCATCTCAAGACGCTCTTCTACACCATCTATAGCTATAACAACCGCTCCCCGCTCCTTTAATATGGCTATGGCACTTAAGCCTAAACCTCCACACCCCTGAACCACAACGAGCTCATCAAGCTTAACCCCAATCTTATCTATACCGTAATAAACCTGAGTTATAGCACAGTTAGCGCTCGCAGCAACTTTATCAGGTATCTCATCAGGAACCTTAAAGACAAACTGCTCTGGATGAATATAATAATGCGTTGAAAAAGCACCATGAAAGTGAGGAAAAACGTCAGGGCTCTCCATCCAGAATCTATAAACGTTCTCACACATATTAAATATGCCTCTGCGACAGGCTCTGCATCTCATACAAGTTATAAAGTAAGGAGCAACCACTCGATCTCCTATATTAAGTGGATTTCCAGCGTTATCCTTCGTAACACCCTTGCCTAACCTAGCTACACGGCCTACCATCTCATGCCCTAACACTGCCCTTTTAACAGGATGATGTCCACGCCATATGTGAAGCTCCGAACCACAAACATTCGCATTAATTACTTCCACCAAGATGGCGCCAGGTTCAGGTTCGGGAAGCTCATACTCACGAAACTCGATTCTCCCAGGCTCTGGCATGTAGGCTAATCTTCCCCTATCTTCGCTCATCTCCATTCCCCCCTCTAAGACCCCTATATACATTAACAACTAATATTCAAAGTATAGAATAATTTTTATAAATCTGTCAAGAATTTATCAATATTATTGATGCGCCATCTTCTTCTAAAAGAAGCTTCTCTATTAAAACTATACGAAAGCTCTCTTTAAAAGAAGCTCTTAAATCACCTTATCCTCCTATTATGGCAGGAACAAGCTTTATTTCACTGCCTGGGGAAACTTCGTCATCAAGAGTTAAGGTCTTTCCATCATTTAGCATGGCTATCCCAAACATATCTATAGGAGTAGAAGTAAGCTGAAGTATCTCCCTTATCTTCAAAGGCTTCTCAGCTTTTATCTCAAAAAGCTTTCCACCTCTAATATAGTTCCACACCCTTATAACCATCCTATTCACCCCCTTAAAGCCTAATATTAAGCTCGATCTCCTTAATTCCTTCCGGTCTACTCTTAAGAGTATTAACTAAGGCTGCATTTACAACCATAAAAATCTCCTCAACGAAGGGCTTTAGAGGAATCCTAAACCCATTTACCTTAAGTATAACTTTCGACGGCAAAGCTACACAATCGCTATACTTTCTTTCTCCCATGAATATAGCCTTTGCCATATCATAACAATCTTTAAAACCACAGCCACCGCAGTTAAGCAAAGGAAGAGGAGGAAAGGATTTATTTAAGGCAAGATCTACTATATCTTTTATCTCCTCAGACAAAAAAACTGGTATACCATTAAAATCTCTATCTTTAACCTCATCTAATACTAAAGCGAGCGTAAGCTCATCCACTAAGCCTTCGACCTCTCCTAAGTTTCTACCTTTGACTATCTTCGGAAAAGGTCCCTTCTTAAAGCCCTCTATTACCAGAATATCGCTTTTTATAAGATCTATAAGCAAACCGAGATCGAAGAGCTTGAAATACATCAGACTGAATCCATCCGCCACAGCTATAGTCTCCTCACTACCTGACTGAAAGAGTATATCCGAGTCTTTAAAGCTTAAGCTCTTTGCATGCTTTATAGTTGAAACCGTAAAGCCTTTCTCCCTGATTAAGGGTATCATTCTGGATATGAGGGTAGTTTTACCTGAGTTATGATAACCTACAACGCTAAAGCAACTCTTTATAGCCAAGCTCTTTCACCCCCACAAATCAATTTTAACAGAAGCTCAGAAAAGAAGAAAATAAAAAGGGCTGAGGGGCTTTTATATCCCCCCAGCCCTAATAGAATTCTTCCCTATTTCAGGCTTTTTTCGTACTCCTTATAAAGCATCTTAGCTATACCGAAAAGCTCCCTCTTAGCTATCTCTTTAGACAAAGCTAAGTCGAACATATCCTTATATATCTCCATAGCTCTCGATTCCGGAAGAAGGCCATCCTGAGGCACGGTCTTCCTCATCTGCCTTAAAAGCATATGAACAAATATGGCTTCAAACTCCTGAGAAACCACCCTTAAGGCTTCCTTTTTATCTCTCGGTAAAGAGGCTGGCCCCAAAAAGTAATCGTTACATAGTCTTAAGCTCTGCATGCAAGGCACCCGCCTTCTTCATAGCCTGAAGTATAGCTATTATATCTTTAGGAGTAGCCCCAACCGCATTCAAAGCTTTAACCACATCACCTACAGTCGTCACTTCAGGAAACTCAATCATGTATCCTTGTGTCGGTGGAGCAGCTCCAGCTGCAGGGCCAACGGTTATCGAAAAGTTCTTATGAGCTATAGCAACTCTTGATATCTTAACATTCTCTCCCATTACAACGGTTCCGGTTCTCTCATTTACAACTACTATAGCAGGAGCATCAGGCGTAACTTCAAGCTCTTCAAGAGAAGATATAAAGGCCACAAGGTTTTTTCTATAAGATAATGGTATCTTCACCTCTACTTTAGAGGCATCTTTAGCTTCAGCTATATTTCCAAAAGAATTATTTATGCTTTCCGCTATCCTCCTTGCAGTTGTAAAATCCGGACTATCGAGAACTATACTTAAAACACCATCCTGTGAAAGCTCAACAGGGACCTCTCTTTCAACTATGGCGCCGTTTGTAACCACACCAACCGTCGGAAAAGAGCCCTCTGGACCTATAGAAACGGGGCCCTGAGCTACAGCATAGACCTTGCCATCGGGACCCTTCAAAGGTGTTAAAAGAAGTTGACCCCCTTCAAGGCTTCTTGCATCACCTAGCGATGAAACAGTCACATCTATTCTCATACCAGGCTTAGCGAAGGGAGGAAGATTTGCTGTTACCATAACAGCAGCTACATTTCTCGAGGCTATATTCCTTTGAGCCACTGAAAGGTCAAAAAACCTAAGCATATTTTGCATCATCTGGGGAGTTAATTTCATCTTATCCCCCGTTCCGTTTAAACCCACAACCAATCCCATACCTATAAGCTGATTTGGCCTAGCATCCTCTATATGAGCTATATCCTTTATTCTAACCTTCGGAGCCCCAAAGGCTATCGAAGATAAAGCCAAGGCTATAAGAATACTCAGGACTAAGATCCTAAATCCCTTCACATAAAATCCCTCCTAAATTAAAAGAGAAGATGGAATATCTGAGTTAGTATGCCTGGCTGGTGAACGCTTCCAAACACACCAGTTCCAGAATAGATTATCTCAGCATCACATATCTTAGTTGAAGAGACAGTATTATCTGAAGATATATCTTCAGGGCGAATCATACCCTTAACGATGATTTTCACCGTATCCTTGTTACCTTTAAAATAATGCTCTCCCTCTATGACGAGATTACCGTTAGGAAGAACCTCAACTATTTTCGCAGCGATAACAGCATAAAAGGTAGTGCTCCTATTAGTCTCATCAGACCCATCGTAGCTTCCCTTGGCGTTAAGGTTTGCAGGAAGAGGCCCCTTAAGGAAGCTAATACCCTTTTGAGAAGCATCAAGAGAAGCATTCTTAGATGTCTTGGTCGTTGCCTTTTGTCTCATAGTAGCGCTCTCCTCTATCAACACGTAAACTATATCTCCGACACTTGAAGCTCTCTTATCACCATAAAGATTAAAACCATCTTTCCAGAGAGACTGAGCTAAAGAAAGGTATGGAAAAAGCAAAACCAAAAGGAAAGCCAAAGTTACCTTTCGCACTTAAGTTCACCTCCCTCAAGTATTAGCGCTTCAACCATCCCTGGTCCTAAAACTACTGCCTTAATTCTCCTCCCTGTAGATGTATTTAAGACCTCTATTTGATCTCCGACTCCACCGCTTTCACAAGCCTTTCCTTGAGCCTTAACTTCAACTGAACCAACCTTAGCGATTATGGTTACAGGAGAACCCCTTTTCACCACATTAGGAGAATCAAGATGAGAGCTTATTATAATATCACCTTTTTTGACAGGCTTCTTAAGCATTTTTCCTAAAACCTGATCCAAAGAGGTACATACCGGAAACAGAGGATCAACCTCTTTTTCAATTAAGGCTACATCTCCCTCGCTTATAACCTCATGCCAAGCCAAATTTCTCAAAGCAACAACCACATTCTTTCTTAAAGAGAGCTTAACCATAAGCTCCGCCCTTCCCATAGAACCATCATCGCGATAATAAACTACAGGTAAAACATAGAAGTTTTCCCGACGCACGATGGAATCAACCACACTATATCGTGCGTCGGGAGGAAGGGAAGGGTTCGAAAGCAAACTCCAAGAAACAGAAGGACCAAATTTAGAAACCAAGTAATCTCCTAAAACTCTATCCAAGCTGCCCCTTGAAGCAGAAGCCACAACTATCTTATCTGGAACTCTAAAAAGGACATCCTTAAGATCAAGCTTACTCCTTAAAAGGGCATCCCTTATATCAAGCAGACTTAACTCAAGAGTCCCACCATTTAAAGGAGCT
It encodes:
- a CDS encoding zinc-binding dehydrogenase, whose translation is MSEDRGRLAYMPEPGRIEFREYELPEPEPGAILVEVINANVCGSELHIWRGHHPVKRAVLGHEMVGRVARLGKGVTKDNAGNPLNIGDRVVAPYFITCMRCRACRRGIFNMCENVYRFWMESPDVFPHFHGAFSTHYYIHPEQFVFKVPDEIPDKVAASANCAITQVYYGIDKIGVKLDELVVVQGCGGLGLSAIAILKERGAVVIAIDGVEERLEMAKRFGADYIIDIREFPVRESRVKRVMELTEGWGADVVIELAGVPDAFAEGILYLHPGGRYLQIGNVSPDLTTTFAPGILTRRSILVLSVVRYDPWYLLRTLEFLKKNAKKYPFESLLDKEFSLDKVKEALDAAASRASTRPTIKPNP
- the mobB gene encoding molybdopterin-guanine dinucleotide biosynthesis protein B; amino-acid sequence: MAIKSCFSVVGYHNSGKTTLISRMIPLIREKGFTVSTIKHAKSLSFKDSDILFQSGSEETIAVADGFSLMYFKLFDLGLLIDLIKSDILVIEGFKKGPFPKIVKGRNLGEVEGLVDELTLALVLDEVKDRDFNGIPVFLSEEIKDIVDLALNKSFPPLPLLNCGGCGFKDCYDMAKAIFMGERKYSDCVALPSKVILKVNGFRIPLKPFVEEIFMVVNAALVNTLKSRPEGIKEIELNIRL
- a CDS encoding rod-binding protein, producing MQSLRLCNDYFLGPASLPRDKKEALRVVSQEFEAIFVHMLLRQMRKTVPQDGLLPESRAMEIYKDMFDLALSKEIAKRELFGIAKMLYKEYEKSLK
- a CDS encoding flagellar basal body P-ring protein FlgI codes for the protein MKGFRILVLSILIALALSSIAFGAPKVRIKDIAHIEDARPNQLIGMGLVVGLNGTGDKMKLTPQMMQNMLRFFDLSVAQRNIASRNVAAVMVTANLPPFAKPGMRIDVTVSSLGDARSLEGGQLLLTPLKGPDGKVYAVAQGPVSIGPEGSFPTVGVVTNGAIVEREVPVELSQDGVLSIVLDSPDFTTARRIAESINNSFGNIAEAKDASKVEVKIPLSYRKNLVAFISSLEELEVTPDAPAIVVVNERTGTVVMGENVKISRVAIAHKNFSITVGPAAGAAPPTQGYMIEFPEVTTVGDVVKALNAVGATPKDIIAILQAMKKAGALHAELKTM
- a CDS encoding flagellar basal body L-ring protein FlgH, with product MRKVTLAFLLVLLFPYLSLAQSLWKDGFNLYGDKRASSVGDIVYVLIEESATMRQKATTKTSKNASLDASQKGISFLKGPLPANLNAKGSYDGSDETNRSTTFYAVIAAKIVEVLPNGNLVIEGEHYFKGNKDTVKIIVKGMIRPEDISSDNTVSSTKICDAEIIYSGTGVFGSVHQPGILTQIFHLLF
- the flgA gene encoding flagellar basal body P-ring formation chaperone FlgA, yielding MLRRAFLIAVLLVLIPSTAFCVRALIDISNYSEVKGSIVLLGDIAKISGQDIALIDCLKKVKIAEAPLNGGTLELSLLDIRDALLRSKLDLKDVLFRVPDKIVVASASRGSLDRVLGDYLVSKFGPSVSWSLLSNPSLPPDARYSVVDSIVRRENFYVLPVVYYRDDGSMGRAELMVKLSLRKNVVVALRNLAWHEVISEGDVALIEKEVDPLFPVCTSLDQVLGKMLKKPVKKGDIIISSHLDSPNVVKRGSPVTIIAKVGSVEVKAQGKACESGGVGDQIEVLNTSTGRRIKAVVLGPGMVEALILEGGELKCER